One part of the Prunus persica cultivar Lovell chromosome G5, Prunus_persica_NCBIv2, whole genome shotgun sequence genome encodes these proteins:
- the LOC18775978 gene encoding uncharacterized protein LOC18775978 isoform X3: protein MKCRSVACIWSGTPPSHRVTAAAALSHPPTLYTGGSDGSIIWWNLHSSDSNLEIVPMAMLCGHAAPIADLGICDPLVVSGSEGRDSLGDGEVSSSPHSHGALISACADGMLCVWSRSSGHCRRRRKLPPWVGSPSMVRTLPSNPRYVCIACCFVDSVHLLDHHSVESSEVGEVLGDRESQHKKPPKCTVVIVDSYTLSIVQTVFHGNLSIGSLKFMDVVSLTEDQEKHAVVMADSFGRLQLVSIPKNPHQDKEGGTGLHPSSQLEMTVCAEGLSEGGNVMSIATCGNVVAFVLKSRCIFRLLPSGNTIGEISSVDDLLCEKSNPTQSHMVGGLFLEIENVGNLPNTQESDEIFSRNFAVWNNKGLSIVYSISYSKGMFKCESLCEIPANTHPLDVRLSISFIQMGHYILRIESLCFDAEEPLQWKPHVTIWSTCRKHDDHGNLCLWFKLHGVGCSLVDWTANSTSSNESECPGDMETKLTSSKSFVSSSGSVNGYDNDNLGLVNKRGVVSSSMVISETFFAPYAVVYGFFTGEIEIVRFDLFEGLSSLGGSSHHEVKPQISRQFFLGHTGAVLCLAAHRMVGIAKGWSFNQVLVSGSMDCTVRIWDLDTGNPITVMHQHVGPVRQIILPPAHTYRPWSDCFLSVGEDSCVALASLETLRVERIFPGHPSYPAKVVWDGGRGYIACLCRNHSGTSDAVDILYIWDVKTGARERVLRGTPSHSMFDHFCKGISMNSISGSVLNGNTSVSSLLLPVIEDGISTHSHPNNSEKLGTSTNFVPGTMVESNTSRISKGDSEKLFPAPAATLQSNKHPIKSYCPFPGIAALSFDLASLVFPYQKHDLIASGSDNKQDNYVKGQGSETSSPHHKPLGNRPGVHGTSNAIVEEIEWIKTLEECLLRFSLASLHLWNVDPELDNLLITDMKLKRPKSFIVASGFQGDKGSLTLTFPNLSATLELWRMSSEFCAMRSLTMVSLAQRMISLSHTSSNASSALAAFYTRNFADKIPDIKPPLLQLLVSFWQDESEHVRMAARSLFHCAASRAIPLPLCNQKTSGRTNLSSLSGLGENEHVNSNIEETSANRLHSDQLAETQRISKVEELNILAWLQSFEMQDWISCVGGTSQDAMTSHIIVAAALAIWYPSLVKPCLAMLVVHPLMKLVMAMNEKYSSTAAELLAEGMESTWKQCISSEIPRLIGDIFFQIECVSGPSVNSAVQILAVPVGLREILVGVLLPSLAVADVPGFLTVMESQIWSTASDSPVHLVSLMTLIRVVRGSPRYLAQYLDKTCR, encoded by the exons ATGAAGTGCCGATCGGTCGCGTGCATATGGTCAGGCACGCCTCCCTCTCACCGAGTCACCGCCGCTGCAGCGCTCAGCCACCCCCCGACGCTCTACACCGGCGGATCCGATGGCTCCATCATCTGGTGGAACCTCCATTCTTCCGATTCCAACTTG GAGATTGTGCCAATGGCTATGTTGTGTGGCCATGCTGCGCCCATAGCCGACCTTGGCATTTGTGATCCACTTGTGGTTTCGGGGAGTGAAGGAAGAGACTCTTTAGGTGATGGTGAGGTGAGCTCTAGCCCCCATAGTCATGGCGCGTTAATCAGTGCGTGTGCTGATGGCATGTTGTGTGTGTGGAGCAGAAGCAGTGGGCATTGCCGACGCAGAAGGAAGTTGCCGCCTTGGGTTGGCAGTCCGTCCATGGTTAGGACATTGCCTTCGAATCCACGGTATGTATGTATTGCATGCTGTTTTGTTGATAGTGTGCATTTGTTGGACCATCATTCCGTTGAATCAAGTGAAGTGGGGGAGGTGTTGGGGGATAGAGAGTCTCAGCATAAGAAACCCCCCAAATGCACTGTGGTTATTGTTGACTCCTATACGCTTAGCATTGTCCAAACTGTTTTTCATGGAAACTTGTCTATTGGTTCATTGAAGTTTATGGATGTGGTTTCATTAACTGAGGATCAGGAGAAGCATGCTGTAGTTATGGCAGATTCATTTGGTAGGCTACAGCTGGTTTCAATACCAAAGAATCCACACCAAGATAAGGAGGGTGGCACTGGTTTGCATCCAAGTTCTCAGTTGGAAATGACTGTTTGTGCAGAGGGGTTAAGTGAGGGAGGAAATGTAATGTCAATTGCAACTTGTGGGAATGTTGTCGCTTTTGTGTTAAAAAGTCGCTGCATATTTAGACTATTGCCTAGTGGCAATACAATAGGAGAGATTTCTTCTGTGGACGATCTCCTTTGTGAAAAAAGTAATCCTACTCAATCACATATGGTGGGTGGTTTGtttcttgaaattgaaaatgttggcaATTTACCAAATACCCAAGAAtctgatgaaattttttcaagaaACTTTGCTGTTTGGAATAACAAAGGTCTTTCAATTGTTTACTCGATATCATATTCTAAAGGTATGTTTAAGTGTGAGTCACTCTGTGAGATCCCTGCCAACACTCATCCACTTGATGTGAGACTATCTATTAGTTTCATTCAAATGGGCCATTATATTCTTCGCATTGAATCACTTTGCTTTGATGCTGAAGAACCTTTACAGTGGAAACCCCATGTTACAATCTGGTCTACATGTCGGAAACATGATGACCATGGGAATTTGTGCCTATGGTTTAAATTGCATGGCGTAGGCTGTTCTTTGGTAGACTGGACTGCAAATTCTACCTCAAGTAATGAATCTGAGTGCCCAGGTGATATGGAGACCAAACTAACATCTTCAAAATCTTTTGTTTCAAGCTCAGGAAGTGTAAATGGTTATGATAATGACAATCTTGGTTTAGTTAATAAAAGAGGGGTTGTGTCTTCTTCCATGGTTATTTCTGAAACATTCTTTGCTCCTTATGCTGTTGTGTATGGCTTCTTTACTGGAGAAATAGAGATTGTTcgatttgatttgtttgaggGCCTATCTTCTCTTGGTGGGAGCTCACATCATGAGGTGAAGCCGCAGATATCTAGACAGTTCTTTTTAGGGCACACAGGTGCTGTTCTCTGTTTGGCAGCACATAGGATGGTGGGTATTGCGAAAGGGTGGAGTTTCAATCAGGTTTTGGTGTCTGGAAGCATGGATTGCACAGTTCGCATATGGGATCTTGACACTGGAAATCCGATCACTGTAATGCACCAACATGTGGGCCCAGTGCGCCAAATAATTCTTCCCCCAGCTCATACCTACCGTCCTTGGAGTGATTGTTTTCTCTCAGTTGGGGAGGACTCATGTGTTGCACTAGCTTCTCTTGAGACTTTGCGAGTAGAGAGAATTTTTCCTGGGCATCCCAGCTATCCTGCAAAAGTTGTATGGGATGGTGGAAGAGGTTATATTGCGTGCTTGTGCCGAAACCATTCAGGAACATCTGATGCCGTTGATATTCTATACATTTGGGATGTAAAGACAGGTGCTCGAGAGCGAGTCCTTCGAGGAACACCATCTCATTCAATGTTTGACCATTTCTGTAAAGGCATCAGCATGAATTCCATTTCTGGAAGTGTATTGAATGGGAATACCTCAGTTTCCTCATTACTTCTTCCAGTAATTGAAGATGGGATCTCTACTCACTCTCATCCGAATAATTCAGAAAAATTGGGCACttcaacaaattttgtgccTGGTACTATGGTTGAGTCCAATACTTCCAGAATTAGTAAAGGTGATTCTGAAAAACTATTTCCAGCCCCTGCGGCGACCCTTCAAAGCAACAAGCATCCAATCAAGTCCTATTGCCCTTTCCCTGGAATTGCTGCTCTGAGTTTTGACCTTGCATCATTAGTGTTTCCTTATCAGAAGCATGACCTGATAGCAAGTGGCAGTGATAATAAACAGGATAACTATGTGAAGGGACAGGGATCTGAGACATCAAGTCCCCACCACAAGCCTTTAGGTAATAGACCTGGTGTGCATGGGACCTCGAATGCTATTGTTGAAGAGATTGAATGGATTAAGACGCTTGAAGAATGTTTACTTCGATTTAGCTTGGCATCTTTACACTTGTGGAATGTAGATCCCGAGCTTGATAACTTGCTTATAACTGACATGAAGTTGAAGAGACCCAAGAGCTTTATTGTAGCTTCTGGTTTTCAAGGCGACAAAGGGTCTTTGACGTTGACATTTCCTAATTTGAGTGCAACTCTTGAG CTTTGGAGAATGTCATCAGAGTTTTGCGCAATGAGGTCACTCACAATGGTGTCTCTTGCCCAACGCATGATTAGCCTATCACACACCAGTTCCAATGCCAGCAG TGCTTTAGCAGCATTTTATACTAGGAACTTTGCAGACAAAATTCCAGATATAAAACCACCCTTACTTCAG CTTTTGGTGAGTTTCTGGCAAGATGAAAGCGAACATGTACGTATGGCTGCACGCTCTCTATTCCACTGTGCTGCTTCACGGGCGATTCCACTTCCACTATGTAATCAAAAAACAAGTGGTCGCACAAATCTGAGCTCTCTAAGTGGACTTGGAGAAAATGAACATGTAAATTCAAACATAGAAGAAACATCTGCTAACAGATTGCATTCTGACCAGCTGGCAGAAACACAAAGGATTTCTAAGGTTGAAGAATTGAATATTCTTGCATGGCTACAATCATTTGAGATGCAAGACTGGATTTCTTGTGTTGGGGGGACAAGCCAAGACGCGATGACATCTCATATTATTGTTGCAGCAGCTTTGGCTATTTGGTACCCAAGTCTTGTAAAGCCATGTCTTGCTATGCTTGTTGTTCATCCATTAATGAAGCTTGTTATGGCCATGAATGAGAAATATAGTTCAACTGCAGCAGAGCTCCTTGCTGAAGGTATGGAGAGTACGTGGAAACAATGCATCAGTTCTGAAATACCTCGTCTGATTGGGGATATATTTTTCCAGATAGAGTGTGTAAGTGGTCCATCTGTCAACTCAGCTGTACAAATTTTAGCTGTACCGGTTGGCCTTCGGGAGATATTGGTTGGTGTTCTTCTTCCAAGTTTAGCTGTGGCTGATGTCCCAGGGTTTTTAACTGTTATGGAAAGCCAAATCTGGTCTACTGCATCTGATTCACCTGTTCATCTAGTATCTCTTATGACTCTGATCAGGGTTGTGCGTGGTTCTCCAAGATACTTGGCTCAATACCTTGATAAG ACTTGCAGGTAA